One genomic region from Marinobacter szutsaonensis encodes:
- a CDS encoding divergent polysaccharide deacetylase family protein yields the protein MSLIRYLVLAVAFLATASASAGESPRELPPTIAIIIDDMGHNLHEGRRLANMDQPLTLAFLPYRRFTEQLANLAHQRNKEIMLHAPMANTQNFSLGAGGLTPDMDEHTLSQTLRRSLQSIPFVSGVNNHMGSLLTQQLQAMDWVMKELDKYPVYFVDSRTIASSVAGDVATAYRIPNVTRDVFLDHEQTEEFVDRQFKLLIKRAKENGSAVGIGHPHKVTVDYLEKHLPLLDEQGIAVATVSGLWAMRNGNRAMFAEGEKQAIRPAYAAKIELGSDEGVHQTPGEDVN from the coding sequence GTGAGTCTGATTCGTTACCTGGTACTGGCAGTCGCCTTCCTGGCCACTGCCAGCGCGAGCGCGGGTGAGTCCCCGCGAGAGCTTCCGCCCACAATCGCCATCATCATTGACGATATGGGCCACAACCTTCACGAAGGCCGGCGCCTGGCCAACATGGATCAGCCCCTGACCCTGGCCTTCCTGCCCTACCGGCGCTTCACCGAACAACTGGCCAATCTGGCGCACCAGCGGAACAAGGAAATCATGCTGCATGCGCCCATGGCCAACACCCAGAATTTCAGCCTTGGTGCCGGCGGTCTCACCCCGGACATGGACGAACACACCCTGAGCCAGACCCTGCGTCGCTCACTTCAGTCCATCCCCTTCGTCAGTGGCGTCAACAACCACATGGGCAGCCTGCTGACCCAGCAACTGCAAGCCATGGACTGGGTCATGAAAGAGCTCGACAAGTACCCGGTGTACTTCGTGGACAGCCGCACCATTGCCTCCTCCGTCGCCGGCGATGTCGCCACCGCCTACCGGATTCCCAACGTGACCCGGGATGTGTTCCTGGATCACGAACAGACCGAAGAGTTTGTTGACCGCCAGTTCAAGCTGCTGATCAAACGCGCCAAGGAGAACGGCAGCGCGGTGGGCATCGGGCACCCGCACAAGGTCACCGTGGATTACCTGGAAAAGCACCTGCCGCTGCTGGATGAGCAGGGCATTGCCGTGGCGACCGTGAGCGGGCTGTGGGCCATGCGTAACGGGAACCGGGCGATGTTTGCGGAGGGAGAGAAGCAGGCGATTCGGCCGGCTTATGCGGCAAAGATCGAGTTGGGGTCAGATGAAGGTGTTCACCAGACCCCTGGGGAGGACGTGAACTAG
- the hisF gene encoding imidazole glycerol phosphate synthase subunit HisF, whose product MGLAKRIIPCLDVDKGRVVKGVNFVDIRDAGDPVEVARRYNEQGADEITFLDITASHESRDTTYETVERMAAEVFIPLTVGGGVRTVEDIRKLLNAGADKVSINTAAVFNPEFVREAAERFGSQCIVVAIDAKQVSAEGEEPRWEIFTHGGRKPTGLDAVEWARKMVEMGAGELLLTSMDRDGTKIGFDLGLTRAISDAVAVPVIASGGVGELQHLADGVTKGGADAVLAASIFHFGQHTIPEAKAFMKAQGIEVRD is encoded by the coding sequence ATGGGACTGGCAAAACGCATCATTCCCTGCCTGGACGTGGACAAGGGCCGCGTGGTCAAAGGCGTGAACTTCGTGGATATCCGGGATGCCGGGGATCCGGTTGAGGTGGCCCGCCGATACAACGAGCAGGGCGCCGACGAGATCACCTTCCTCGATATCACGGCCAGTCATGAGAGCCGTGACACTACCTACGAGACGGTGGAGCGCATGGCGGCGGAAGTGTTTATCCCGCTGACCGTCGGTGGCGGCGTGCGTACCGTCGAGGATATCCGCAAGCTGCTCAATGCCGGCGCCGACAAGGTGTCCATCAACACCGCAGCGGTATTCAATCCCGAATTCGTGCGTGAAGCCGCCGAGCGGTTTGGTAGCCAGTGCATCGTGGTCGCCATCGACGCCAAACAGGTCAGTGCTGAAGGCGAAGAGCCGCGCTGGGAAATCTTCACCCACGGCGGCCGCAAGCCCACCGGGCTGGACGCCGTGGAATGGGCCAGAAAGATGGTCGAGATGGGCGCCGGCGAACTGCTGCTGACCAGTATGGACCGGGACGGCACCAAGATCGGCTTCGACCTGGGCCTGACCCGCGCCATCAGCGATGCGGTGGCGGTGCCGGTGATTGCTTCAGGTGGTGTGGGTGAACTGCAGCACCTCGCAGATGGTGTCACCAAGGGTGGGGCGGATGCGGTGTTGGCCGCCTCCATTTTCCACTTCGGGCAGCATACGATTCCCGAAGCGAAGGCGTTTATGAAAGCGCAGGGGATTGAAGTCCGGGATTGA
- the hisA gene encoding 1-(5-phosphoribosyl)-5-[(5-phosphoribosylamino)methylideneamino]imidazole-4-carboxamide isomerase, with product MLIIPAIDLKDGKCVRLRQGRMDDSTVFGDDPVDMATRWVDAGARRLHLVDLNGAFAGEPVNGEIVQAIARKYPDLPIQIGGGIRSAETIEAYLKAGVQWVIIGTKAVKEPEFVTEMCKRFPGHIIVGLDAKDGRVATDGWAEVSEVMAVDLAKRFANDGVEAIVYTDISRDGMMQGVNVEATAKLAEEGGIPVIASGGVTNMDDLKRLAEVADKGILGAITGRAIYEGTLDVAEAQAFCDSLNG from the coding sequence ATGCTGATTATTCCCGCCATTGATCTCAAAGACGGCAAATGTGTACGCCTGCGCCAGGGCCGGATGGACGATTCCACCGTCTTCGGTGACGACCCGGTCGACATGGCCACCCGCTGGGTGGATGCCGGCGCCCGTCGTCTGCACCTGGTGGATCTGAATGGCGCCTTTGCCGGTGAGCCGGTCAACGGCGAGATCGTGCAGGCCATTGCCAGGAAGTACCCGGATCTGCCGATCCAGATCGGTGGCGGTATCCGCTCCGCTGAAACCATCGAGGCCTACCTGAAGGCCGGGGTTCAGTGGGTGATCATCGGCACCAAGGCGGTGAAAGAGCCGGAGTTCGTGACTGAAATGTGCAAGCGTTTCCCCGGTCACATCATCGTGGGTCTGGATGCGAAAGACGGCCGGGTGGCCACCGATGGCTGGGCCGAAGTCTCCGAAGTCATGGCCGTCGATCTGGCCAAGCGCTTCGCCAACGATGGGGTTGAAGCCATCGTTTACACCGACATCAGCCGTGACGGTATGATGCAGGGCGTGAACGTGGAGGCCACCGCCAAGCTGGCGGAAGAGGGTGGCATTCCGGTGATCGCCTCCGGCGGCGTGACCAACATGGATGACCTCAAGCGCCTGGCGGAAGTGGCGGACAAGGGCATCCTCGGTGCCATAACCGGCCGTGCCATTTATGAGGGCACCCTGGATGTGGCCGAGGCCCAGGCCTTCTGCGACAGCCTGAACGGCTGA
- the hisH gene encoding imidazole glycerol phosphate synthase subunit HisH, which translates to MKTVAIIDYGMGNLHSARKAVEHVAPDVTVLVTDNADQIREADHVILPGVGAIRDCMAEIRRLEVDTLVREVSRDRPFLGICVGMQALMSRSEENGGVDCIGLFPSEVRYFGDNLVENGERLKVPHMGWNEVFQTIDHPLWHNIPDGDRFYFVHSYYAEAEGNADMAGRAHYGVDLAAAVARDNIFAVQFHPEKSARAGLQLLKNFVDWSGK; encoded by the coding sequence ATGAAAACCGTTGCCATTATCGACTACGGTATGGGGAACCTTCATTCCGCCCGCAAGGCGGTGGAGCACGTTGCCCCGGATGTCACCGTCCTGGTGACCGATAACGCCGACCAGATCCGGGAGGCGGACCATGTCATCCTGCCCGGCGTCGGAGCCATCCGCGACTGCATGGCGGAGATTCGCCGGCTGGAGGTGGATACCCTGGTCCGGGAAGTGTCCCGGGATCGCCCCTTCCTCGGTATCTGTGTCGGCATGCAGGCGCTGATGTCCCGCAGTGAGGAAAACGGCGGCGTGGACTGTATCGGCCTGTTCCCTTCCGAGGTTCGCTACTTCGGCGACAACCTGGTGGAAAACGGTGAGCGCCTGAAAGTGCCGCACATGGGCTGGAACGAAGTCTTCCAGACCATCGATCATCCGCTCTGGCACAACATTCCGGACGGCGACCGCTTCTATTTCGTGCACAGCTATTACGCCGAGGCCGAGGGCAATGCCGACATGGCCGGCCGTGCCCACTATGGCGTCGACCTGGCGGCCGCGGTTGCCCGCGATAACATTTTTGCGGTGCAGTTCCACCCGGAGAAGAGTGCCCGGGCTGGCCTGCAGCTGCTGAAAAACTTTGTGGACTGGTCCGGCAAGTAA
- the hisB gene encoding imidazoleglycerol-phosphate dehydratase HisB yields MAERKARVERNTLETQITVEIDLDGTGKSSFDTGVPFLEHMMDQIARHGLVDLNIVSKGDLHIDDHHTVEDIGITLGQAFKQAVGDKKGIRRYGHAYVPLDEALSRVVIDLSGRPGLSMDVPYTRASVGGFDVDLFEEFFHGFVNHSMVTLHIDNLKGKNTHHQIETVFKAFGRALRMAIEMDERMAGITPSTKGSL; encoded by the coding sequence ATGGCCGAACGTAAGGCTCGCGTAGAACGCAACACCCTCGAAACACAGATTACTGTCGAGATCGATCTCGACGGCACCGGCAAGTCCAGCTTTGACACCGGTGTGCCGTTCCTTGAGCACATGATGGATCAGATCGCCCGCCACGGGCTGGTCGACCTCAACATTGTCTCCAAGGGCGACCTGCACATTGATGATCACCACACCGTGGAAGACATCGGCATTACCCTGGGCCAGGCTTTCAAGCAGGCGGTGGGTGACAAGAAAGGCATCCGTCGTTATGGGCACGCCTATGTGCCGCTCGATGAGGCCCTGTCCCGTGTCGTGATCGACTTGTCCGGCCGGCCGGGCCTGTCCATGGATGTGCCCTACACCCGTGCCTCCGTGGGCGGTTTTGACGTGGACCTGTTCGAGGAATTCTTCCACGGCTTCGTTAACCACTCCATGGTGACCCTGCACATCGACAATCTGAAGGGCAAGAATACTCATCACCAGATTGAGACGGTGTTCAAGGCCTTCGGCCGTGCCCTACGCATGGCGATTGAGATGGACGAGCGCATGGCGGGGATTACCCCGTCCACCAAGGGCTCGCTGTAA
- a CDS encoding SRPBCC family protein: MAITVSIELNRDLEIPAGYDEVFELLADVPRSASHFPKVDKLTDLGDNSYRWEMEKVGVDKHAIQSVYACKYYSDKDAGKITWEPIKGEGNGVVSGSWTLAANGDDATRVKFRTSAELTVPLPSLLKLAISPVIKHEFNSLVDTYMNNLKKAF; this comes from the coding sequence GTGGCAATTACTGTGTCGATCGAGTTGAACCGCGATCTGGAGATCCCTGCGGGTTACGACGAAGTCTTTGAGTTGCTGGCCGACGTACCGCGTTCCGCCAGTCATTTCCCGAAGGTCGACAAACTGACCGACCTGGGCGACAACAGCTATCGCTGGGAAATGGAAAAAGTCGGCGTGGACAAGCACGCCATCCAGTCGGTCTATGCCTGCAAGTATTACTCGGACAAGGATGCCGGCAAGATTACCTGGGAGCCGATCAAGGGCGAGGGCAACGGCGTGGTAAGCGGTTCCTGGACCCTGGCCGCCAACGGCGACGATGCCACCAGGGTGAAATTCCGCACCAGCGCGGAGTTGACCGTACCCCTGCCCAGCCTGCTGAAACTGGCCATCAGTCCGGTAATCAAGCACGAGTTCAACAGCCTCGTGGACACCTACATGAACAACCTCAAGAAGGCGTTCTGA
- a CDS encoding AsmA family protein — protein MKAVRYLLIAIVAIIILAVVAIAIAMAVIDPNDYKPQIEKAVEQQTNLDLQLEGDIGWSFIPLGLELNNVSANLEEERFVALDQLVAQVDFWSLIAMSPRVNTFVLDGLEANLEVNEQGEGNWTRIMRESPQAADGTQASEAQPTEQPQEEAQTASGGEPLNFNVENVQISNAQVHYTDNSTGQAVTLENFAVNASDITLGSEFPLEVSFQVDTAKPQLKVDGSINARLAANEALNDFAVSGLKAVFDMSGEPFGGKSVTTELAGSATANLENETATLSGFTASLANLNLTTDLEVQGFGDKPALKGNLDIQEFSLKQLLSNLGQPAIETSDPDVLKAIAFATDIGGSPGTAALENLTFKLDDTTFNGSGSYTLADGGIVFNLQGDELNADRYLPPKAEGEDAAASEEQQTAETGSAGGSGSPPESDLLPLETLRTLLLDVDFGLGKLIVSNLTINEIKASTTAKNGVLKVDDFSGKMYEGSFGANATIDARSDNPKWTIASNVTNVQTLPLLTDLAEVDMLGGGANLKVNATTTGNRISVLRENADGQISFNLAKGEFRRMNLTRMACQGIALVNQEQLTTTDWGTTTPFNDMSGTLDINGNTLANKNLVASLAGMKLEGQGTVDMKQTTLDYEAGLRIVGEVHRDPACRVTEYVENVVIPVECRGNFSEDPAGLCSFDGSRFRDTLKTIAENAAKAKVKKEVDKAKEEAEEKVKEKIEEKLGDKLKGLFQ, from the coding sequence ATGAAAGCTGTTCGTTACCTCCTGATTGCCATTGTTGCCATTATCATCCTGGCAGTAGTGGCCATCGCGATCGCCATGGCGGTCATCGATCCGAACGATTACAAGCCGCAGATCGAAAAGGCCGTGGAGCAACAGACCAACCTGGATCTGCAACTGGAGGGCGATATCGGCTGGTCCTTCATTCCCCTGGGCCTCGAGCTCAACAACGTGAGCGCCAACCTCGAGGAAGAGCGTTTCGTAGCCCTCGACCAGCTGGTGGCACAGGTGGATTTCTGGTCCCTCATTGCCATGTCACCCCGGGTGAACACGTTCGTATTGGACGGTCTGGAAGCCAACCTGGAAGTCAACGAACAGGGCGAAGGCAACTGGACCCGGATCATGCGTGAGTCCCCGCAGGCTGCGGATGGAACACAGGCGTCGGAAGCGCAGCCAACCGAACAACCGCAAGAAGAAGCCCAGACGGCCTCCGGCGGCGAGCCGCTGAACTTCAACGTGGAAAACGTGCAGATCAGCAATGCCCAGGTGCATTACACCGACAACAGCACCGGCCAGGCGGTCACCCTCGAGAACTTTGCCGTCAATGCCAGCGATATCACCCTGGGTTCCGAATTTCCGCTGGAAGTCAGTTTCCAGGTGGACACCGCCAAACCACAGCTCAAGGTTGATGGCAGCATCAATGCCCGGCTGGCGGCCAACGAGGCCCTCAACGACTTTGCCGTCTCCGGACTCAAGGCCGTGTTCGATATGAGTGGCGAGCCGTTTGGTGGCAAATCCGTCACCACCGAGCTGGCCGGGTCAGCCACGGCGAACCTGGAAAACGAGACCGCCACACTCTCCGGCTTCACCGCCAGCCTGGCGAACCTTAACCTCACTACGGATCTCGAGGTTCAGGGCTTCGGCGACAAGCCGGCACTGAAGGGCAACCTGGACATCCAGGAATTTTCCCTGAAGCAGCTGCTCAGCAACCTGGGGCAGCCGGCCATCGAAACCAGCGATCCTGACGTACTCAAAGCGATCGCCTTCGCCACCGACATCGGCGGTTCACCGGGCACAGCGGCTCTGGAGAACCTCACCTTCAAGCTCGACGACACCACCTTCAACGGTTCCGGCAGCTACACCCTGGCCGACGGCGGCATTGTCTTCAATCTGCAGGGTGATGAACTCAATGCCGATCGTTACCTGCCACCCAAGGCCGAAGGTGAGGACGCTGCCGCCAGCGAGGAACAGCAAACCGCTGAGACCGGCTCCGCGGGAGGCTCAGGTTCCCCCCCCGAGTCCGACCTGCTCCCGCTGGAAACCCTGCGGACACTGCTGCTGGATGTGGATTTCGGTCTTGGCAAGCTGATCGTCAGCAACCTGACCATCAATGAAATCAAGGCCAGCACCACCGCCAAAAACGGCGTGCTCAAGGTCGACGACTTCAGCGGCAAGATGTACGAAGGCAGCTTCGGCGCTAACGCCACCATCGATGCCCGTAGCGACAACCCCAAATGGACCATCGCTTCCAACGTGACCAATGTGCAGACCCTGCCGCTGCTGACGGACCTGGCAGAAGTCGACATGCTCGGCGGCGGTGCCAACCTGAAGGTAAATGCCACCACCACTGGCAACCGCATTTCCGTGCTACGCGAGAATGCCGACGGCCAGATCAGCTTCAACCTGGCGAAAGGCGAGTTCCGCCGCATGAACCTGACACGCATGGCCTGCCAGGGCATTGCCCTGGTCAACCAGGAGCAGCTGACCACCACCGACTGGGGCACCACCACACCGTTCAACGACATGAGCGGCACCCTGGACATCAACGGCAATACGCTCGCCAACAAGAACCTCGTGGCCTCTCTCGCCGGCATGAAGCTGGAGGGCCAGGGCACCGTCGACATGAAGCAGACCACCCTGGATTACGAGGCGGGCCTGCGCATCGTGGGCGAAGTGCACCGGGATCCGGCCTGCCGGGTGACCGAATACGTGGAGAATGTAGTGATCCCGGTGGAATGCCGTGGCAACTTCTCCGAGGACCCTGCCGGGCTGTGCTCCTTTGACGGCTCCCGCTTCCGGGACACCCTGAAGACCATTGCAGAGAACGCCGCCAAGGCCAAGGTGAAGAAAGAAGTGGACAAGGCCAAGGAAGAGGCCGAAGAAAAGGTGAAGGAAAAGATCGAGGAAAAACTGGGCGACAAGCTCAAGGGCCTGTTCCAGTAA
- the mutY gene encoding A/G-specific adenine glycosylase: MTDRFADKLLTWYDQHGRHDLPWHHDRNAYRVWVSEIMLQQTQVTTVIPYFEAFMARFPTVHDLASAPVDDVLSHWSGLGYYARARNLHKAAQQVVEEFGGEFPQDQEQLESLTGIGRSTAAAVIAQAFGKRATILDGNVKRVLARYHAVPGWPGQTAVLKQLWERAEEHTPEERVTDYTQAIMDLGATLCTRSKPACEACPVSSGCRAYALGETSLYPGSKPKKAKPEKTTWMVILEDPDGRILLERRPPSGIWGGLWSLPELDPAYGAEELSEACEQQLGMSCGDPELISGFRHTFSHYHLHIQPARLPVTGSTKVADTTQQRWLHRDEALALGLPAPIRSLLTEPEQAALL; the protein is encoded by the coding sequence ATGACCGACCGTTTCGCCGACAAGCTCCTCACCTGGTACGACCAGCACGGCAGGCACGACCTGCCGTGGCACCATGACCGCAACGCCTACCGGGTCTGGGTCTCGGAGATCATGCTCCAGCAGACCCAGGTGACTACCGTCATCCCCTACTTCGAGGCCTTCATGGCCCGGTTCCCGACCGTGCATGACCTTGCAAGCGCTCCGGTGGATGATGTGCTCAGCCACTGGTCCGGGCTCGGCTACTACGCCCGCGCCCGTAACCTGCACAAAGCGGCGCAACAAGTGGTTGAGGAATTTGGCGGCGAGTTTCCGCAGGATCAGGAACAGCTCGAATCGCTCACCGGCATCGGCCGCTCCACCGCCGCCGCCGTTATTGCCCAAGCCTTCGGCAAGCGAGCCACCATCCTCGACGGCAACGTCAAACGGGTGCTGGCCCGCTACCACGCCGTCCCCGGCTGGCCGGGCCAGACTGCCGTACTGAAGCAGCTCTGGGAACGCGCAGAAGAACACACGCCCGAGGAACGGGTCACAGACTATACCCAGGCCATAATGGATCTGGGCGCCACGTTATGCACACGCTCAAAACCCGCTTGCGAAGCCTGCCCGGTCAGCTCAGGCTGCCGCGCCTACGCGCTTGGCGAGACCAGCCTTTACCCCGGATCGAAGCCAAAGAAAGCCAAACCGGAAAAGACCACCTGGATGGTCATTCTTGAAGACCCGGACGGCCGTATCCTGCTGGAGCGGCGACCACCCAGTGGCATATGGGGCGGCCTCTGGAGCCTGCCGGAACTCGACCCGGCCTACGGCGCGGAAGAGCTATCCGAAGCCTGCGAACAGCAACTGGGAATGAGCTGTGGCGATCCGGAACTGATCAGCGGCTTCCGCCACACGTTCAGCCACTACCACCTGCACATCCAGCCTGCCCGACTGCCCGTCACCGGCAGCACGAAGGTTGCCGACACCACGCAACAGCGCTGGCTGCACCGGGACGAGGCCCTGGCGCTGGGCCTCCCTGCCCCCATCCGCTCACTGCTGACCGAACCGGAACAGGCCGCCCTGCTCTGA
- a CDS encoding oxidative damage protection protein, with translation MSRTVFCRKYQKELEGLDFPPMPGAKGQDIFDNVSKQAWEEWQAQQTMLINEKHLSLMDPNTRKYLQAQMEHFFNNEPFDQAEGYVPPEK, from the coding sequence ATGAGCCGCACCGTATTCTGTCGCAAGTACCAGAAAGAACTGGAAGGCCTCGACTTCCCGCCCATGCCCGGCGCCAAGGGCCAGGACATCTTCGACAATGTCTCCAAACAGGCCTGGGAAGAATGGCAGGCCCAGCAGACCATGCTCATCAACGAAAAGCACCTGAGCCTGATGGACCCGAACACCCGGAAATACCTGCAGGCGCAGATGGAGCACTTCTTCAATAACGAGCCTTTCGACCAGGCCGAAGGCTACGTTCCACCCGAGAAATAA